One stretch of Erpetoichthys calabaricus chromosome 14, fErpCal1.3, whole genome shotgun sequence DNA includes these proteins:
- the LOC114665427 gene encoding glucose-6-phosphatase catalytic subunit 1-like: protein MDLLHSSGVDAVQYLQTHYRDAQGWFLFVSFAADLRNTFFIFFPIWFHLCESVGIRLIWVAVIGDWLNLVFKWILFGQRPYWWVHETSYYKNMSAPHIEQFPVTCETGPGSPSGHAMGSAGVYYVMVTAVLSVVLKRSQSHLKSWCVRGLLWTLFWSVQLCVCLSRIFLAAHFPHQVIAGVISGMMVAEAFSRIQWIYGASLKRYLMTTLFLFCFALGFYLLLKVVGVDLLWTLEKARRWCVRPEWVHMDTTPFASLLRNLGTLFGLGLALNSPLYQESCRGKQGKGAPFRLGCIVASLVLLHLFDSFRPPTKIESLFYLLSFCKSAAVPLASAAIIPYCISGMRSGGEKLA from the exons ATGGACCTTCTTCACAGCTCTGGAGTGGACGCCGTCCAATACCTGCAGACGCACTACCGGGacgcccagggttggttcctcttCGTGTCCTTCGCCGCAGACCTGCGCAAcaccttcttcatcttcttccccATCTGGTTTCACCTGTGCGAGTCGGTGGGCATCAGGCTGATCTGGGTGGCGGTGATTGGCGACTGGCTGAACCTCGTCTTCAAatg GATTCTCTTTGGACAGAGGCCATACTGGTGGGTCCACGAGACGTCCTACTACAAGAACATGTCAGCGCCGCACATCGAGCAGTTCCCGGTGACGTGTGAGACTGGACCAG GCAGCCCCTCGGGTCATGCCATGGGTTCAGCTGGCGTTTACTACGTGATGGTGACAGCGGTGCTGAGCGTCGTGCTGAAGAGGAGCCAGTCGCACTTGAAGAGCTG GTGTGTGCGGGGTCTCCTGTGGACACTATTCTGGAGTGTCCAGCTCTGCGTCTGCCTGTCGAGGATCTTCCTGGCCGCCCACTTCCCACACCAGGTCATAGCAGGGGTCATCTCAG gcATGATGGTGGCAGAGGCCTTCAGCCGCATCCAGTGGATCTATGGCGCCAGCCTCAAGAGGTACCTCATGACCACACTCTTCCTCTTCTGCTTCGCGCTGGGCTTCTACCTGCTCCTCAAGGTGGTGGGTGTGGACCTGCTGTGGACCCTCGAGAAAGCCAGGAGGTGGTGCGTGCGGCCCGAATGGGTGCACATGGACACCACGCCTTTTGCCAGCCTACTGCGCAACCTGGGCACCCTCTTTGGTTTGGGCCTGGCACTCAACTCGCCACTCTATCAGGAAAGCTGCCGAGGAAAACAGGGCAAGGGCGCCCCCTTCAGGCTGGGCTGTATAGTGGCCTCCCTGGTGCTGCTGCACCTTTTTGACTCCTTCCGACCGCCCACCAAAATCGAGAGCCTCTTCTACCTGCTGTCCTTCTGTAAGAGTGCCGCCGTCCCCCTGGCCAGCGCGGCCATCATCCCCTACTGCATCTCCGGCATGCGGAGCGGAGGCGAGAAGCTGGCGTGA